One region of Centropristis striata isolate RG_2023a ecotype Rhode Island chromosome 3, C.striata_1.0, whole genome shotgun sequence genomic DNA includes:
- the slc12a5a gene encoding solute carrier family 12 member 5 isoform X3, whose protein sequence is MLNNLTDTEEGDGGAQSQGDSNPKESSPFINSSDAAAEKSQQYDGKNMALFEEEMDTSPMVSSLLSSLANYSNLPQGSKEHEEAENNEAESSRKKPVKAPQLGTLMGVYLPCIQNIFGVILFLRMTWLVGIGGVIGTFIIVFMCCSTTMLTAISMSAIATNGVVPAGGSYYMISRSLGPEFGGAVGICFYLGTTFAGAMYILGAIELLLIYIAPKAAIFPLEGLEGAEAEAALLNNMRVYGTILLTSMATVVFVGVKYVNKLALVFLACVILSILAVYAGVIKTGIDPPDFPVCVLGNRTLVWKTFDVCAKTIETANGTVTTQLWSMFCDSPLLNATCDKYFVANNITQIQGIPGITSGILADNLFGNYYEKGDLIARKYMESAEEQDDTLTNSNRYVLADITSFFTLLVGIYFPSVTGIMAGSNRSGDLRDAQKSIPVGTIAAITTTSLVYMSSVFLFGACIDGVVLRDKFGEGVHGNLVIGTLAWPSPWVIVIGSFFSTCGAGLQSLTGAPRLMQAIAKDGIVPALRIFGHGKANGEPTWSLLLTACICESGILIASLDAVAPILSMFFLMCYMFVNLACALQTLLRTPNWRPRFKFYHWALSFLGMSLCLTLMFLCSWYYAIVAMVIAGSIYKYIEFAGAEKEWGDGIRGLSLSAARYALMRLEEGPPHTKNWRPQLLTLVSTDAEQNVEQPRLLSLTNQLKAGKGLTIVGTALEGTYLENHDKSQRAEQALRKLMETEKVKGFSQVTVSSNLRDATSHLLQASGLGGLKHNAVLVSWPRNWRQGDEHQTWRNFVELVRETTAAHLALLVPKNISAFPSNGERFTEGHIDVWWIVHDGGMLMLLPFLLRQHKVWRKCKMRIFTVAQLDDNSIQMKKDLTTFLYHLRIDAMVEVVEMHDSDISAYTYEKTLVMEQRSQMLKQINLTKTEREREIQSITDSSRGSIRRKNPAAVTTQLSVTEDPPAASKEEKPEEESKSASSPVSPPAQVQLIHDNTNPASPATPATPLTPTEGAKSPGEQVQMTWTEKCDGEPAKPPGAATPEGIKDIFNMKPEWENLNQSNVRRMHTALRLNEVIIKKSSEAKLVLLNMPGPPKNRTGDENYMEFLEVLTDGLNRVLLVRGGGREVITIYS, encoded by the exons GCCCCCCAGCTCGGCACTCTGATGGGCGTCTACCTGCCGTGCATCCAGAACATCTTCGGAGTAATCCTCTTCCTCAGGATGACCTGGTTGGTGGGAATCGGAGGCGTCATTGGGACTTTCATCATCGTCTTCATGTGCTGTTCCACA aCCATGCTGACTGCCATCTCGATGAGTGCCATCGCTACCAATGGAGTAGTGCCAG CTGGAGGCTCCTACTACATGATATCCCGTTCGCTGGGCCCAGAGTTTGGAGGAGCAGTGGGAATCTGTTTCTATCTGGGGACCACCTTCGCTGGAGCCATGTACATCCTGGGGGCCATTGAGCTCCTGCTG atCTACATAGCGCCCAAAGCGGCCATCTTTCCCCTGGAGGGCCTGGAGGGTGCCGAGGCAGAAGCCGCCCTGCTGAACAACATGCGCGTGTACGGGACCATCCTGTTAACGTCCATGGCCACGGTGGTGTTTGTCGGCGTGAAGTACGTCAACAAGCTGGCCCTGGTGTTTCTGGCCTGCGTCATTCTCTCCATCCTGGCTGTCTACGCCGGGGTCATCAAGACTGGCATCGACCCTCCAGATTTCCC tgtgtgtgttttgggcaACCGCACTTTGGTGTGGAAGACCTTTGATGTGTGTGCCAAAACCATTGAGACAGCTAACGGGACAGTCACCACCCAGCTGTGGAGCATGTTCTGTGACTCACCTCTCCTCAACGCTACCTGCGACAAGTACTTTGTCGCCAACAACATCACTCAGATCCAGGGCATCCCGGGCATCACCAGTGGAATCCTCGCAG ACAATCTCTTTGGGAACTACTACGAAAAGGGCGATCTTATTGCCAGAAAGTACATGGAGTCGGCTGAAGAGCAGGACGACACTCTGACCAACTCAAACCGTTATGTGTTGGCTGACATCACCAGCTTCTTCACATTGCTTGTCGGCATCTACTTCCCCTCTGTGACAG GGATCATGGCTGGCTCCAACCGCTCCGGAGACCTGCGTGATGCCCAGAAGTCAATCCCCGTTGGAACCATTGCAGccatcaccaccacctcctTAGTCT ACATGTccagtgtgtttctgtttggtgCCTGCATCGACGGTGTGGTCCTCAGGGACAA GTTCGGAGAGGGAGTCCACGGGAATTTGGTGATTGGCACGTTGGCTTGGCCTTCACCATGGGTGATCGTGATTGGCTCCTTCTTCTCCACCTGCGGGGCAGGGCTCCAGAGTTTGACAGGAGCTCCTCGTCTCATGCAGGCCATCGCCAAAGACGGCATCGTGCCCGCCCTCCGG ATTTTTGGCCACGGAAAGGCCAACGGAGAACCCACATGGTCCCTCCTGCTGACTGCTTGTATCTGCGAGAGCGGCATCCTCATCGCTTCCCTAGATGCGGTGGCTCCCATCCTCTCCAT GTTTTTCCTGATGTGCTACATGTTTGTGAACTTGGCCTGTGCTCTGCAGACACTGCTGAGAACTCCAAACTGGAGACCTCGCTTCAAGTTCTACCATTG gGCTCTGTCCTTCCTGGGGATGAGCTTGTGTCTCACTCTCATGTTCCTCTGCTCCTGGTACTACGCCATCGTGGCCATGGTGATTGCCGGCTCTATCTACAAGTATATCGAGTTCGCAGG TGCGGAGAAAGAGTGGGGTGACGGTATACGAGGTCTGTCTCTGAGCGCTGCGCGTTACGCCCTCATGAGGCTGGAAGAAGGTCCGCCGCACACCAAGAACTGGAG GCCCCAGTTGCTGACGCTGGTGAGTACAGATGCAGAGCAAAACGTGGAGCAGCCCCGTCTGCTCTCTCTGACCAACCAGCTGAAGGCGGGCAAAGGTCTGACCATCGTTGGAACAGCTCTAGAGGGCACCTACCTGGAGAACCACGACAAGAGCCAGCGTGCAGAGCAG GCGCTGCGTAAACTGATGGAGACTGAGAAAGTGAAGGGCTTCAGTCAAGTGACCGTGTCCTCGAACCTACGCGATGCCAcctcccacctcctccaggCCAGTGGGCTGGGAGGCCTGAAACATAACGCTGTGCTGGTATCCTGGCCACGCAACTGGAGGCAGGGAGACGAGCACCAGACCTGGAGGAACTTTGTTG AGTTGGTCAGAGAAACCACTGCGGCTCACCTGGCTCTGCTCGTCCCGAAGAACATCTCGGCCTTCCCGTCTAATGGAGAGCGCTTCACTGAGGGTCATATTGACGTTTGGTGGATCGTTCATGATGGAGGcatgctgatgctgctgccctTCCTTCTCCGCCAGCACAAG GTTTGGAGGAAGTGCAAGATGCGCATCTTCACCGTGGCCCAGTTGGACGACAACAGCATCCAGATGAAGAAAGACCTGACCACATTCCTCTATCATCTCCGTATTGACGCCATGGTGGAAGTTGTAGAAATG CATGACAGCGATATCTCAGCCTACACTTACGAGAAGACCCTGGTGATGGAACAACGATCACAGATGCTTAAACAGATCAACCTGACCAAGACCGAGCGTGAGAGAGAG ATCCAGAGTATCACTGATTCATCCCGCGGGTCAATCCGCCGTAAGAACCCAGCCGCTGTGACCACCCAGCTGAGTGTGACCGAGGACCCGCCAGCAGCCAGCAAGGAGGAGAAGCCCGAGGAAGAG TCAAAGTCGGCCTCTTCCCCTGTGTCCCCCCCTGCTCAGGTTCAGCTCATCCACGACAACACCAACCCAGCCAGCCCCGCCACCCCGGCCACCCCGCTGACACCCACAGAGGGTGCCAAGAGCCCCGGGGAGCAGGTCCAGATGACCTGGACTGAGAAGTGTGACGGCGAGCCAGCCAAGCCGCCTGGCGCAGCCACGCCAGAGGGCATCAAAGACATCTTCAACATGAAGCC CGAGTGGGAGAACCT GAACCAATCCAATGTGCGACGTATGCACACAGCGCTCCGGCTGAATGAAGTTATCATCAAAAAGTCCTCAGAGGCCAAGCTAGTCCTCCTCAACATGCCCGGGCCACCCAAGAACCGGACAGGTGATGAGAACT ACATGGAGTTCCTTGAGGTCCTCACTGACGGTCTCAACCGGGTCCTCCTGGTTCGCGGAGGCGGCCGCGAGGTCATCACTATCTACTCCTGA